A genomic stretch from Telopea speciosissima isolate NSW1024214 ecotype Mountain lineage chromosome 7, Tspe_v1, whole genome shotgun sequence includes:
- the LOC122670051 gene encoding TIR-only protein-like, translated as MDTKRNVAALLYDLFLHLKLHPFLDYKSMKPGDELEEVIETAVKDCKVGVAIFSPNYCNSKNCLHELALMMEWEKKVIPIFYDVDTSDLVLVNEGRTYPAKQLHRFRLALEQAKGRVGICFDSSKGDWSDLLKRVSDSVVEILMELQVEK; from the exons ATGGACACGAAGCGCAACGTGGCTGCCTTGCTTTACGATCTTTTCCTCCACTTAAAGCTTCATCCCTTCTTGGACTACAAGAGCATGAAGCCAGGTGACGAGCTGGAAGAGGTCATTGAAACTGCAGTGAAGGACTGTAAGGTTGGGGTTGCCATTTTCTCTCCAAATTACTGTAATTCTAAAAACTGTCTCCATGAATTGGCACTTATGATGGAATGGGAAAAGAAGGTCATTCCCATATTCTATGATGTTGACACCTCTGATCTTGTGCTTGTGAACGAAGGAAGAACCTATCCGGCCAAGCAGCTGCATAGGTTTAGATTGGCACTTGAGCAGGCCAAGGGAAGGGTGGGCATCTGCTTTGATTCGTCCAAAGG GGATTGGTCCGATCTGCTAAAAAGAGTGTCGGACAGCGTTGTGGAAATCTTGATGGAATTACAAGTAGAAAAATAA